From the genome of Amycolatopsis sp. NBC_01488, one region includes:
- a CDS encoding carboxylate-amine ligase, which produces MSDGPPTLGVEEEFLLVNPRTGHASPCAEQVLARHRHHGPLPGGVRVHRELRLTQIEAATGVCTTAQELRHQLTAARRVLAGAAAAEDCALLATGTPIGPGPATPPPAATGRYADIDAAYGAVVADYEACGCHVHVGVADPDTAVAVVNHLGRWLPTLLALSANAPFDHGRDTGYHSWRMVLQSRFPGSGVAPYLRNHAEHRRAIDTLVDCGALVDPDQTFWLARPSGKFPTVELRVADTALTVDHAVLQALLSRALVHQALADLSRGREATPLSSQVCAAAVWAAARHGLTGLLVDALEETRRPAWSLVEALLEHVRTALEESGDLTEVQALVAALHADGTGSVQQRAVAGRGTAAAVRWLTARTVPAGHGTRLTG; this is translated from the coding sequence ATGTCCGACGGCCCGCCCACGTTGGGCGTCGAAGAGGAGTTCCTCCTGGTGAATCCCCGCACCGGCCACGCGTCGCCGTGTGCGGAGCAAGTGCTGGCGCGGCACCGCCACCACGGCCCGCTGCCCGGCGGCGTCCGGGTGCACCGCGAGCTCCGGCTGACCCAGATCGAGGCCGCTACCGGCGTCTGCACGACCGCCCAGGAACTCCGCCATCAGCTGACGGCGGCCCGCCGGGTGCTGGCCGGAGCCGCCGCGGCCGAAGACTGCGCGCTGCTCGCCACGGGCACGCCGATCGGACCCGGGCCCGCCACGCCGCCGCCCGCGGCCACCGGCCGCTACGCCGACATCGACGCGGCCTACGGCGCCGTCGTGGCCGACTACGAGGCCTGCGGCTGCCACGTCCACGTCGGGGTCGCCGATCCCGACACCGCGGTCGCCGTCGTCAACCACCTCGGCCGCTGGCTGCCCACGCTGCTCGCGCTTTCGGCCAACGCGCCGTTCGACCACGGGCGCGACACCGGCTACCACAGCTGGCGGATGGTCCTGCAGTCCCGGTTCCCCGGCTCCGGCGTCGCGCCCTACCTGCGAAACCACGCCGAACACCGGCGGGCGATCGACACACTCGTCGACTGCGGCGCGCTCGTGGACCCGGACCAGACGTTCTGGCTCGCCCGCCCGTCCGGCAAGTTCCCCACGGTCGAGCTCCGCGTCGCCGACACCGCGCTGACCGTCGACCACGCGGTGCTGCAGGCCTTGCTGAGCCGGGCGCTCGTTCACCAGGCCCTGGCCGACCTCTCCCGCGGACGGGAAGCGACGCCGCTGTCGTCGCAGGTCTGCGCGGCCGCCGTGTGGGCCGCGGCGCGGCACGGGCTGACCGGCCTGCTCGTCGACGCTCTGGAGGAGACGCGACGGCCGGCGTGGTCGCTCGTGGAGGCACTGCTCGAGCACGTCCGGACGGCCCTCGAGGAGAGCGGCGACCTGACCGAGGTGCAGGCGCTCGTCGCGGCCCTGCACGCCGACGGCACGGGATCCGTCCAGCAGCGCGCGGTGGCCGGGCGGGGTACGGCGGCGGCGGTCCGCTGGCTCACCGCCCGGACCGTGCCTGCCGGGCATGGAACGCGGCTGACCGGGTAA
- a CDS encoding STAS domain-containing protein, protein MATHERPRVLGADPPLTHRLPAPRAPSDGDLRSNIRWKSPDAIVVQVAGEIDLCTATELEATLAEHVRARPSVLRVDLGEVRFLGAACLRVLVRAHRHAEAAGVHLVVDPGRSRAAVRALELLDELQAAWL, encoded by the coding sequence ATGGCAACTCACGAGCGTCCGCGCGTGCTCGGGGCCGATCCGCCGTTGACGCACCGGCTACCGGCGCCCCGCGCCCCGTCCGACGGCGACCTGCGAAGCAACATCCGGTGGAAGTCGCCCGACGCGATCGTCGTGCAGGTGGCCGGCGAGATCGATCTCTGCACCGCCACCGAACTCGAAGCGACCTTGGCCGAGCACGTGCGGGCCCGGCCCAGCGTCCTGCGGGTGGACCTCGGCGAAGTCCGGTTCCTCGGCGCCGCGTGCCTGCGGGTGCTCGTGCGGGCGCACCGGCACGCCGAAGCCGCCGGGGTGCACCTCGTCGTCGACCCCGGCCGCTCCCGCGCGGCCGTCCGCGCGCTGGAACTGCTCGACGAACTCCAGGCGGCCTGGCTCTAG
- a CDS encoding CDGSH iron-sulfur domain-containing protein has protein sequence MPTADRPRRVTVVPGGPVLVEGPVELCTPDGEVVKSDRFVVAVCACRRSKRFPFCDTSHRKRVRTQDK, from the coding sequence GTGCCGACCGCTGACCGGCCCCGCCGGGTGACGGTCGTGCCGGGTGGGCCGGTCCTCGTGGAGGGGCCGGTGGAGCTGTGCACCCCGGACGGCGAAGTCGTGAAATCCGACCGGTTCGTCGTCGCGGTCTGTGCGTGCCGGCGCAGCAAGCGGTTCCCGTTCTGCGACACCAGCCACCGGAAGCGCGTGCGCACCCAGGACAAGTGA
- a CDS encoding hemerythrin domain-containing protein — MSTDAIVLLKNDHKTVEKLFKEFEKADDEAYGDKRRIVDSIIEELTVHAYIEEEIFYPAAREAVPETKDHVLESVEEHHVVVWMLSELLGLDPEDETFDAKVTVLTENVRHHVEEEEDEWFPEVRSAMGRKRLQELGQRMLDARPDAPKNPLELKSAKA, encoded by the coding sequence ATGTCGACCGACGCGATCGTGCTGCTCAAGAACGACCACAAGACCGTGGAGAAGCTCTTCAAGGAGTTCGAGAAGGCGGATGACGAGGCGTACGGCGACAAGCGCCGGATCGTCGACTCGATCATCGAAGAGCTGACCGTGCACGCCTACATCGAGGAGGAGATCTTCTACCCGGCCGCGCGGGAGGCCGTGCCGGAGACGAAGGACCACGTCCTGGAGAGCGTGGAGGAGCACCACGTCGTCGTGTGGATGCTCTCGGAGCTGCTCGGCCTGGACCCGGAGGACGAGACCTTCGACGCGAAGGTGACGGTGCTGACCGAAAACGTCCGCCACCACGTCGAGGAGGAAGAGGACGAGTGGTTCCCGGAGGTCCGCTCGGCCATGGGCCGCAAGCGGCTGCAGGAACTCGGACAGCGGATGCTCGACGCGCGTCCTGACGCGCCGAAGAATCCCCTCGAGCTGAAGAGCGCCAAGGCCTGA
- a CDS encoding iron-containing redox enzyme family protein — MTTFTAAAATLPAARGPLSESVLHTLLRGQPGDGLDFDGLADADSLGDDLQLALHLCYELHYQGLPGVPADWEWDPELLRLRGALEARFETALRENVPGGDDVPAELDTLLVEPLDAEGVSHFLRDHGDWDRMREYFTHRSIYHHKEADPHAWVIPRLRGRAKAALVAVEFDEFGGGRAERVHARLYADLLQAAGLPAGYLELIDHVPGSMLAVVNMMSLFGLHRSLRGALCGHFAAAEITTAPSAQRLDQALRRLAAPAPCRFFYTEHIEADAVHEQVMRNDVLGDLLEQEPGLAADIVFGIQATEFLEGRFGAQLLRSWRAGQSSLRQPLPPA; from the coding sequence ATGACGACCTTCACTGCGGCGGCGGCCACGCTGCCGGCCGCGCGGGGACCGCTCTCGGAGTCGGTACTGCACACCCTGCTCCGCGGCCAGCCCGGGGACGGCCTCGACTTCGACGGCCTGGCCGACGCCGACTCGCTGGGCGACGACCTCCAGCTCGCCCTGCACCTGTGCTACGAACTGCACTACCAGGGCCTGCCGGGCGTGCCGGCCGACTGGGAGTGGGACCCGGAGCTGCTGCGTCTTCGCGGGGCGCTCGAAGCGCGTTTCGAGACCGCGCTGCGGGAGAACGTCCCGGGCGGCGACGACGTCCCCGCCGAGCTCGACACCCTGCTCGTCGAACCGCTGGACGCCGAGGGCGTGTCGCACTTCCTGCGCGACCACGGCGACTGGGACCGGATGCGGGAGTACTTCACGCACCGGTCGATCTACCACCACAAGGAAGCCGACCCGCACGCGTGGGTGATCCCGCGGCTGCGCGGCCGGGCCAAGGCGGCACTGGTGGCCGTGGAGTTCGACGAGTTCGGCGGCGGCCGCGCGGAGCGCGTGCACGCCCGCCTGTACGCGGACCTGCTGCAGGCGGCCGGGTTGCCGGCGGGGTACCTGGAGCTGATCGACCACGTGCCGGGCTCGATGCTGGCCGTGGTCAACATGATGTCGCTGTTCGGCCTGCACCGGTCGCTGCGGGGCGCGCTGTGCGGCCACTTCGCGGCCGCGGAGATCACCACGGCGCCCTCCGCGCAGCGGCTCGACCAGGCGTTGCGGCGGCTGGCGGCGCCCGCACCGTGCCGGTTCTTCTACACCGAGCACATCGAGGCCGACGCGGTCCACGAACAGGTGATGCGCAACGACGTCCTCGGGGACCTGCTCGAGCAGGAACCCGGCCTGGCCGCCGACATCGTGTTCGGGATCCAGGCGACCGAGTTCCTGGAGGGGCGGTTCGGCGCGCAGCTGCTGCGGAGCTGGCGCGCCGGGCAGTCGTCGCTGCGACAGCCGCTTCCGCCGGCCTGA
- a CDS encoding carboxylate-amine ligase, which produces MNPDVLTFGIEEEFFVVDRHGHLSQAGDDVVDAAEAAADDHGALQHELTRSQAEAATDVCRTHGEALRQLRDLRGGLAAAARRRGCRLLPAGAPLLSEVDPPSITPNPRYERMAEHFGATARTSLTCGCHVHVAIPGKEQGIRVLGWVRPWLPALLTLTANSAIADGYDTGYSSWRYQQWSRWPSAGPPPRFASLDEYESIVDGWLRAGSILDRGMIYWDVRLSEKQPTLEFRIADVAATPEEAVLLGVLARGLVATALADDAPPPELSNEVLRAQLWRASREGATGCCPHPRTGDLEPAKAVLDELVELTAPALEAAGDLEFAREGTARLAAEGGGADRQRRVFAERRRGEDVVDLLTGSD; this is translated from the coding sequence GTGAACCCAGACGTGCTGACGTTCGGCATCGAAGAGGAGTTCTTCGTCGTCGACCGCCACGGTCACCTGTCGCAGGCCGGCGACGACGTCGTCGACGCGGCCGAGGCCGCCGCGGACGACCACGGCGCGCTGCAGCACGAACTCACCCGGTCCCAGGCCGAGGCCGCCACCGACGTCTGCCGGACCCACGGCGAGGCGCTGCGTCAGCTGCGCGACCTCCGGGGCGGCCTGGCCGCGGCCGCGCGCCGGCGCGGGTGCCGGCTGCTGCCGGCCGGCGCCCCGCTGCTGTCCGAAGTGGACCCGCCGAGCATCACGCCGAACCCGCGCTACGAACGGATGGCCGAGCACTTCGGCGCCACCGCGCGGACTTCGCTCACCTGCGGCTGCCACGTGCACGTGGCCATCCCCGGCAAGGAGCAGGGCATCCGGGTGCTGGGCTGGGTCCGGCCGTGGCTGCCGGCGCTGCTCACCCTGACCGCGAACTCGGCGATCGCCGACGGCTACGACACCGGCTACAGCAGCTGGCGCTACCAGCAGTGGAGCCGGTGGCCCTCGGCCGGTCCCCCGCCGCGGTTCGCCTCGCTCGACGAGTACGAGAGCATCGTCGACGGGTGGCTGCGCGCCGGCTCGATCCTCGACCGCGGGATGATCTACTGGGACGTCCGGCTGTCGGAGAAGCAGCCGACCCTCGAGTTCCGCATCGCCGACGTCGCCGCCACGCCGGAGGAAGCGGTGCTGCTGGGGGTGCTGGCGCGCGGTCTCGTCGCGACGGCGCTGGCCGACGACGCGCCGCCGCCGGAGCTGTCGAACGAAGTCCTGCGCGCCCAGCTCTGGCGGGCATCGCGGGAAGGCGCCACCGGCTGCTGCCCACACCCGCGGACCGGGGACCTGGAACCGGCGAAGGCAGTGCTCGACGAGCTGGTCGAACTGACGGCTCCCGCACTGGAAGCGGCGGGAGACCTGGAGTTCGCCCGGGAAGGCACGGCGCGGCTGGCGGCCGAAGGCGGCGGCGCGGACCGGCAGCGGCGGGTCTTCGCCGAACGCCGGCGTGGCGAAGACGTCGTCGACCTGCTCACCGGCAGCGACTAG